A genome region from Pseudomonas sp. S06B 330 includes the following:
- a CDS encoding pseudouridine synthase, with product MRLDRFLSNLPCFNRQQVRLLLAERRVRVDGYCVSDPRLEVREFSRIEVDDQVLQDGRAARYLMLHKPQGCVSATQDPEHRTVLDLISEADKHELHIAGRLDFNTTGLMLLTNDGQWSRRLTQPQTKLAKIYYVETEQLIEPHYIDKFRQGFYFAFEDLTTQPAELTLLGPRSARLSIVEGRYHQVKRMFGHFDNKVVRLHRESMGPLQLDPGLRPGEYRALYPEEILAI from the coding sequence ATGCGTCTCGATCGATTCCTCAGTAACCTGCCCTGCTTCAACCGTCAGCAAGTACGCCTACTGCTGGCCGAGCGACGGGTGCGTGTGGACGGCTATTGCGTCAGTGACCCGCGCCTGGAAGTGCGCGAATTCAGCCGCATCGAGGTCGATGATCAAGTGCTTCAGGACGGACGCGCAGCGCGTTATCTGATGCTGCACAAACCCCAAGGCTGCGTTAGCGCCACCCAGGACCCGGAGCACCGCACCGTGCTGGACCTGATCAGTGAGGCAGATAAACACGAGTTGCACATTGCCGGGCGCCTGGACTTCAACACTACCGGCCTGATGCTGCTGACCAACGACGGCCAGTGGTCACGACGACTGACGCAACCACAAACCAAGCTGGCGAAGATTTATTACGTCGAGACCGAGCAGCTTATCGAACCTCACTACATCGACAAGTTTCGCCAAGGCTTCTATTTCGCCTTCGAAGACCTCACCACCCAGCCCGCCGAACTGACCCTGCTCGGTCCGCGCAGCGCTCGCCTGAGCATCGTCGAAGGCCGCTACCACCAGGTAAAGCGCATGTTCGGCCACTTCGACAACAAAGTCGTGCGCCTGCACCGCGAATCCATGGGCCCGTTGCAGTTGGACCCGGGACTGCGTCCTGGCGAGTACCGTGCGCTCTATCCTGAGGAAATTCTGGCGATCTGA
- a CDS encoding alpha/beta fold hydrolase, producing MRPEIAVLDIQGQYRVYTEFYRADAAEKTIILINGSLATTASFAQTVRSLHPQFNVVLYDQPYAGKSKAHNRHERLLTKETEGQILLELIEHFAADHVMSFSWGGACTLLALAHKPRRIEKAVVSSFSPVINEPMREYLERGCQYLSACDRYQVGNLVNDTIGKHLPSLFKRFNYRHVSSLDNHEYAQMHFHINQVLDHDLDNALRSARVIDIPVLFMNGEWDEYTTTDDARQFSQHVRNSHFSEIRATGHFLDMEHKAACNATRDALLGFLKAPVRESRVRNQYVPGHHALAI from the coding sequence ATGAGGCCAGAAATTGCTGTGCTTGATATACAAGGTCAGTATCGGGTTTACACGGAGTTCTATCGCGCAGACGCCGCTGAGAAGACGATCATCCTGATCAATGGCTCGCTGGCCACGACGGCCTCGTTTGCCCAAACAGTGCGTAGCCTGCATCCGCAGTTCAACGTGGTGCTTTACGATCAACCCTATGCCGGCAAGTCCAAGGCGCACAACCGCCACGAGCGCTTGCTGACCAAGGAAACCGAAGGGCAGATCCTCCTCGAATTGATCGAGCATTTCGCCGCCGACCACGTGATGTCGTTCTCCTGGGGCGGTGCCTGCACCCTGCTGGCACTGGCGCACAAGCCTCGGCGCATCGAAAAGGCCGTGGTCAGCTCGTTCTCACCGGTGATCAACGAACCGATGCGCGAATACCTCGAGCGCGGCTGCCAGTACCTCAGCGCCTGTGACCGATACCAGGTTGGCAACCTGGTCAACGACACCATCGGCAAACACCTACCGTCGCTGTTCAAGCGTTTCAACTACCGGCACGTCAGCAGCCTGGACAACCACGAATACGCGCAGATGCACTTTCACATCAACCAGGTGCTCGACCACGACCTGGACAATGCCCTGCGCTCGGCACGGGTGATCGACATTCCGGTGTTGTTCATGAACGGCGAGTGGGACGAATACACCACTACCGACGATGCCCGGCAATTCAGCCAGCATGTGCGTAACAGCCACTTCAGCGAGATCCGTGCCACCGGCCACTTCCTCGACATGGAGCACAAGGCCGCCTGCAATGCTACGCGTGATGCCTTGCTGGGGTTCCTGAAAGCGCCTGTGCGCGAATCGCGCGTTCGTAATCAGTACGTGCCGGGGCATCATGCGCTGGCGATCTGA
- a CDS encoding Hcp family type VI secretion system effector, which produces MAFDAFLKIDGIPGEALDDQHKDWIEITGYRFGTHQSTSATASSSGGASSGRTTVSDFTFTKNLDKSSCKLIEASCAGEHLKEVVVTLHRAGGEKLKYFEITLEEVIISDYSQSANDGVPTESISLNYGRIKTTYTQQKRGDGSGGGNVAGGWDRINNKKYS; this is translated from the coding sequence ATGGCATTTGACGCTTTCCTCAAAATCGATGGTATCCCTGGCGAAGCCCTTGATGATCAACACAAGGACTGGATAGAAATCACCGGGTACCGATTCGGTACTCATCAAAGCACATCAGCTACCGCAAGTTCGTCTGGCGGAGCGTCTTCTGGACGCACAACCGTGAGCGACTTCACGTTCACCAAAAATCTAGACAAATCCAGCTGCAAGCTCATAGAGGCCAGCTGTGCAGGCGAACACTTAAAAGAAGTTGTCGTTACACTACATCGTGCCGGCGGTGAAAAACTCAAGTACTTTGAGATCACATTGGAAGAAGTGATTATTTCAGACTATTCGCAAAGTGCGAATGATGGCGTTCCAACTGAGTCCATCAGTCTAAATTACGGCCGGATAAAAACGACCTACACCCAGCAAAAACGAGGGGATGGTAGCGGCGGAGGTAACGTTGCTGGCGGCTGGGATCGAATCAATAATAAAAAGTACTCCTGA
- a CDS encoding sensor domain-containing diguanylate cyclase, with product MPRSALFSQRSLILTLLLLLGCGFLATSLLSYFASRSSIRDNIVNTELPLTSDTVYSEIQKDLVRPILISSMMAHDTFLRDWALAGERDPTQLSRYLNEVMAQYHAYTAYFVSSASGNYYQAQKGVLKQINPQEPRDAWYFRVLEMEAPYEINVDLDMANQDKLTVFINYRVHDYHGKFIGVTGIGLSVEAVVRLIDDYQQRYQRQVYFVDRQGQVVLTGSKGGAHGARTGQALRELDGVRELLKQMPTPVSGSYEYLSRNGHSHFLNVRLVPELNWYLFVDKREDGALDNIRQSLYLNLAICTIIGLVVLSLLNAMVKRHQDNIETLATLDSLTGLPNRRGFDLLAAQALNEALREPKRLVALLIDLDHFKQLNDTHGHLAGDEVLRQFAHVLENCLRQADIICRWGGEEFIVLLKDTDATHAQEVAEKIRLHTEQRAFNFADTVIHLTTSIGLSSLQPDDTLHSLIARADHALYRAKQSGRNRVCVEMSRSDYE from the coding sequence TTGCCTCGCTCCGCCCTGTTTTCGCAGCGTTCGCTGATTCTGACCTTGCTCTTGCTGCTCGGCTGCGGCTTTCTCGCCACATCGCTGCTGAGTTATTTCGCCTCGCGCAGTTCGATCCGCGACAACATCGTCAATACCGAGCTGCCCCTGACCTCTGACACGGTCTACTCGGAAATCCAGAAGGATCTGGTGCGACCGATCCTGATCTCCTCGATGATGGCTCACGACACCTTCCTGCGGGACTGGGCGCTAGCCGGCGAGCGTGACCCGACGCAGCTCTCCCGCTATCTCAATGAAGTCATGGCGCAGTACCACGCCTACACGGCTTATTTCGTCTCCAGCGCCAGCGGCAACTATTACCAGGCACAAAAGGGTGTGCTCAAGCAGATCAACCCGCAGGAACCACGCGATGCCTGGTACTTTCGCGTGTTGGAAATGGAGGCGCCGTACGAAATCAACGTCGACCTGGACATGGCCAACCAGGACAAGCTCACGGTATTCATCAACTATCGCGTACACGACTACCATGGCAAATTTATCGGCGTTACCGGTATCGGCCTGAGCGTCGAAGCCGTGGTGCGGCTGATCGATGATTACCAACAACGCTACCAGCGCCAGGTGTACTTCGTTGATCGGCAAGGACAGGTGGTCCTGACCGGCTCCAAGGGTGGGGCTCATGGTGCCCGCACCGGCCAGGCGCTGCGCGAGCTGGACGGGGTACGCGAACTGCTCAAGCAGATGCCCACACCGGTCAGCGGTAGCTATGAGTACCTGAGCCGCAACGGTCACAGCCACTTTCTCAATGTACGTCTGGTGCCGGAACTGAACTGGTACCTGTTCGTCGACAAGCGTGAAGACGGCGCCCTGGACAACATCCGCCAGTCGCTGTACCTGAACCTGGCGATCTGCACCATTATCGGACTCGTCGTGCTGTCACTGCTCAATGCCATGGTCAAACGCCACCAGGACAACATTGAAACCCTGGCCACCCTCGACAGCCTCACCGGCCTGCCCAACCGTCGCGGCTTCGACTTGCTGGCCGCGCAGGCCCTGAACGAGGCCCTGCGTGAGCCCAAGCGCCTGGTTGCCTTACTGATCGACCTGGATCACTTCAAGCAGCTCAACGATACCCATGGCCATCTGGCCGGCGACGAAGTGCTGCGCCAGTTCGCCCATGTACTGGAAAACTGCTTGCGCCAGGCGGATATTATCTGTCGTTGGGGTGGTGAGGAATTCATCGTGCTGCTCAAAGACACCGACGCTACCCATGCCCAAGAAGTGGCCGAAAAAATCCGCCTGCACACTGAACAAAGGGCGTTCAACTTCGCCGACACAGTGATCCACTTGACCACCAGCATCGGCTTGAGCAGCCTGCAACCTGACGATACCCTGCACAGCCTGATCGCCCGCGCCGATCATGCGCTGTACCGTGCCAAGCAAAGCGGCCGCAATCGCGTCTGCGTAGAGATGTCCAGGTCCGACTATGAATGA
- a CDS encoding cysteine-rich CWC family protein: MNDPQCCPACGASNRCSLADPRTAAQACWCYSVSIAPEVLETLPAEQRNKACLCPACAQVLEQLQAANSVSAG; this comes from the coding sequence ATGAATGACCCGCAATGCTGTCCCGCCTGTGGCGCCAGCAACCGTTGCAGCCTTGCCGACCCGCGCACTGCGGCCCAGGCGTGCTGGTGCTACAGCGTCAGCATCGCCCCCGAAGTACTTGAGACATTGCCTGCCGAACAGCGCAACAAGGCCTGCCTGTGCCCGGCCTGCGCCCAGGTGCTGGAGCAACTGCAAGCGGCAAACAGCGTAAGCGCCGGTTAA